From the genome of Candidatus Electrothrix communis, one region includes:
- the minD gene encoding septum site-determining protein MinD, which translates to MTRIIVVTSGKGGVGKTTTSAAFATGLALQGYKTAVIDFDVGLRNLDLVMGCERRVVYDFVNVITKEASLNQALIRDKRIENLYILPASQTRDKEALTMEGVEAVINELKETFDYIVCDSPAGIEHGAYMAMYFADEAIVVTNPEISSVRDSDRILGLLASKTKRVVENKTPVKEHLLLTRYAPERVKNGEMLSVDDIQHILSIPLLGVIPESQSVLTASNQGIPIIVNKNSRAGLAYSDCIGRFLGEEIEFRFIDAKKGGIFGKLFGGR; encoded by the coding sequence TTGACCAGAATAATAGTAGTTACCTCCGGTAAAGGAGGCGTAGGTAAAACAACAACCAGTGCGGCCTTTGCAACCGGCTTGGCATTACAGGGCTATAAAACTGCGGTCATAGACTTTGACGTTGGTTTGCGTAACCTGGATCTGGTTATGGGTTGCGAACGCAGGGTTGTCTATGATTTTGTCAATGTGATCACCAAAGAGGCAAGCCTGAATCAAGCCCTCATTCGGGACAAACGCATAGAAAATCTCTATATCCTGCCAGCATCTCAAACACGAGATAAAGAAGCTCTGACCATGGAAGGGGTTGAAGCTGTCATCAATGAGCTGAAAGAGACCTTTGACTACATCGTCTGTGACTCGCCAGCCGGGATTGAACACGGGGCCTACATGGCCATGTATTTTGCTGATGAGGCCATAGTGGTCACCAACCCGGAAATTTCTTCTGTGCGCGATTCTGACAGAATTCTCGGTCTCCTGGCCAGCAAAACCAAGAGAGTTGTGGAAAATAAAACCCCGGTAAAAGAACATCTGCTCTTGACCAGATACGCTCCGGAACGAGTAAAAAACGGGGAAATGCTCTCTGTGGACGATATTCAGCACATCCTCTCTATCCCGCTCTTGGGCGTCATTCCGGAATCACAATCGGTCCTCACAGCATCAAACCAGGGCATCCCTATTATTGTTAACAAAAACAGTAGAGCAGGCCTTGCCTACAGCGACTGTATAGGTCGTTTTCTCGGAGAAGAAATTGAATTCCGCTTCATTGATGCCAAGAAAGGTGGCATCTTCGGTAAACTTTTCGGGGGAAGATAA
- the minE gene encoding cell division topological specificity factor MinE has product MGLFDYFHANRKSADVAKERLSILIARDHFHRNQPSFLPALQNELLEVIKKYVDIDQDDVTVSLDREEDCEILELNIALPEKGRYKGV; this is encoded by the coding sequence ATGGGATTATTTGACTATTTCCATGCGAACCGTAAGTCAGCCGATGTGGCCAAGGAGCGCTTGAGTATCCTCATCGCCCGGGATCATTTCCATAGAAATCAGCCTTCTTTCTTACCTGCTTTACAGAACGAACTCCTTGAAGTCATCAAGAAATACGTTGATATCGACCAGGATGACGTCACGGTCTCTCTGGATAGAGAAGAGGACTGCGAGATTCTGGAACTGAATATCGCTCTGCCGGAAAAAGGGCGATACAAGGGAGTATAG